A part of uncultured Methanomethylovorans sp. genomic DNA contains:
- a CDS encoding PGF-pre-PGF domain-containing protein, which produces MVPVKNKSHIINILLLFLLLSTTIASADEIEVDFITQYGESIYDVAVVGNYAYIANHENGLAIMDISDPSSPTLVGSCDTAGTAWDVVVSGNYAYIADHNGGLAIVDISNPASPVVTGTCGTTGNALGVFVSGNYAYLADYANGISIVDINNPSSPKLVGTYDLAGDAWDISVVNNYAYVADTSNGLVILDVSNPESPNIVSNYNCNAAYDVAVKDNYAYVADQNSGLIILDVTDPSSPTRVSSYDEDTFAHSICVSENYAYVSEGKDGILILNVSNPALPKFAGSYDTVEYVNSVAVADSYAYIANVNNGFVILHLSATLEDTTDTSDITPPAPITDLQENNVGESWIHWTWTNPNDADFKYSMIYLDGIFITNTSDEYYNFTGLDAGTAHTLSIKTVDNSGNINQEWTNDSAITATVSESPTTIPTISELSGKDITTNSITLTWTNSADVSKVDIYRNNVLLGNVTGATSYMDSNLASDTTYSYTLIPYNANGLAGESVSVSLKSKSSGGGGGGGSSDKKSNSGGGGGGAGSAEDFENVAMKDVDNEYLGINANVTYEFSREGNPIHSVSFYSLKNSGEITSTVELLNSRSKFANSTPDGFIYKYINIWVGKAGFASENNIKDASIMFKVNSSWFKQMNVDPEDVKLQRYTGNAWEVMPTTLESNAMGIATFKAQTSGFSSFAITSERKPKAPKEIATQQTNSTVSMNSTALKAKASEETKAPGFEILVAVTGLLAAYSKRKQ; this is translated from the coding sequence GTGGTACCAGTAAAAAATAAAAGTCATATAATTAACATATTATTGCTGTTTCTTCTGCTCTCAACAACAATAGCGTCAGCAGATGAAATAGAAGTAGATTTCATTACTCAGTATGGTGAAAGTATCTATGATGTAGCTGTAGTAGGCAATTATGCATACATAGCAAATCATGAAAATGGTCTTGCGATTATGGATATTAGTGACCCATCATCTCCAACCCTTGTAGGTAGCTGTGATACTGCAGGAACAGCATGGGATGTTGTTGTATCAGGTAATTATGCATATATTGCAGACCACAACGGGGGACTCGCCATTGTAGACATTAGTAATCCGGCTTCACCAGTAGTTACAGGTACTTGTGGTACAACTGGTAATGCATTGGGTGTTTTCGTATCAGGCAATTATGCATATCTAGCTGATTATGCCAATGGAATTTCTATTGTTGACATTAATAACCCATCTTCACCAAAACTTGTAGGCACTTATGATCTAGCCGGTGATGCATGGGATATTTCAGTGGTAAATAATTATGCATACGTTGCCGACACTTCAAATGGTCTTGTTATTCTAGATGTTAGCAATCCGGAATCACCAAATATTGTGAGCAATTATAATTGCAACGCTGCATATGATGTTGCTGTAAAAGATAATTATGCATATGTTGCTGACCAAAATAGTGGATTAATTATTCTGGATGTAACTGATCCTTCTTCACCAACTCGCGTTAGTAGTTATGATGAGGATACTTTTGCACATAGCATTTGTGTCTCAGAAAATTATGCATACGTATCCGAAGGAAAAGATGGTATTCTTATTCTGAACGTCAGTAACCCGGCATTGCCTAAATTTGCTGGCAGTTATGATACAGTAGAATATGTAAATAGTGTTGCAGTCGCAGATAGTTATGCATACATAGCTAATGTTAATAATGGCTTTGTAATCCTTCACTTGAGTGCAACACTCGAGGACACCACGGATACCAGTGATATCACACCACCTGCGCCTATTACCGATCTACAAGAAAATAATGTCGGTGAAAGTTGGATTCATTGGACTTGGACAAACCCGAATGATGCTGATTTTAAATACTCAATGATCTACCTTGATGGCATATTTATTACAAATACATCCGATGAGTACTATAATTTTACTGGATTGGATGCAGGAACAGCACATACTCTTAGCATCAAAACTGTGGATAATTCAGGTAACATAAATCAGGAATGGACAAACGATTCTGCAATAACAGCAACAGTTTCAGAATCACCAACTACTATTCCCACCATCTCTGAACTTTCAGGAAAAGACATCACTACGAACTCCATCACATTAACATGGACTAATTCTGCTGATGTATCAAAGGTTGACATATACAGGAACAATGTTCTACTTGGCAATGTGACAGGCGCAACATCCTATATGGATAGTAATCTGGCCAGTGATACAACCTATAGCTATACTTTGATTCCATACAATGCTAATGGGTTGGCGGGTGAATCAGTAAGTGTCAGCCTGAAAAGTAAGTCATCCGGCGGCGGTGGCGGAGGAGGAAGTAGTGATAAAAAGAGTAACAGCGGCGGAGGAGGTGGCGGTGCAGGTAGTGCCGAAGACTTTGAAAATGTTGCCATGAAAGATGTTGATAATGAATACTTGGGAATTAATGCTAATGTTACTTATGAGTTCTCAAGAGAAGGCAATCCTATTCATTCAGTTAGTTTCTATTCCCTTAAGAATTCTGGAGAGATAACATCCACTGTAGAACTACTGAACAGTAGATCTAAATTTGCGAACAGCACTCCTGATGGATTTATCTATAAATACATCAACATCTGGGTTGGAAAAGCTGGTTTTGCTAGTGAAAACAACATAAAAGATGCAAGTATAATGTTCAAGGTCAATAGTTCATGGTTCAAACAAATGAATGTGGATCCAGAAGACGTAAAGCTGCAAAGATATACTGGAAATGCGTGGGAAGTGATGCCTACAACTCTAGAAAGCAATGCTATGGGTATTGCTACATTTAAGGCTCAGACTTCAGGATTCTCTTCATTTGCAATCACTTCTGAAAGAAAGCCGAAAGCTCCAAAAGAGATAGCG